A stretch of Geomonas oryzisoli DNA encodes these proteins:
- a CDS encoding abortive infection system antitoxin AbiGi family protein: MPLSANTLIHFTDEKENLKAILQENFRVFNCREEVNFTKGPVRYFVPMVSFCDIPLSEIKAHISKYGRYGIGLTKEWAVRNRLNPVLYIAKGSHLAESYRDAFIHYTARSKRRDGKLTDEQKSVADIVRYIKNYEADLTRKGTTIKNYRFSDEREWRYVPPFKIVYDMFVPQDQYEKEGQHFDDLLTDLRLTFEPNDIKYIIINDEDEIGEFIDHLRHTKGNKYSLHDIERLTTRILTSAQIEQDI; encoded by the coding sequence ATGCCGCTCAGCGCTAACACACTAATTCACTTTACAGATGAAAAGGAAAATCTTAAGGCAATCCTCCAAGAGAACTTTAGAGTTTTCAATTGCCGTGAGGAAGTTAATTTTACAAAGGGCCCGGTTCGTTATTTTGTTCCAATGGTCAGTTTTTGCGACATTCCCCTTTCAGAGATAAAAGCACACATTTCCAAGTACGGTCGCTATGGCATTGGACTTACTAAGGAATGGGCAGTTAGAAACCGACTCAATCCGGTACTCTACATTGCAAAGGGATCACATCTTGCTGAAAGCTATAGGGATGCGTTTATACATTACACTGCCCGATCCAAAAGAAGAGACGGGAAATTGACTGACGAGCAAAAATCAGTTGCAGATATAGTGAGGTACATAAAGAATTATGAAGCAGACCTCACAAGAAAAGGCACTACAATAAAAAATTATAGATTCTCAGATGAGCGAGAATGGCGCTACGTTCCGCCCTTCAAAATAGTATATGATATGTTTGTCCCACAGGACCAGTACGAGAAAGAAGGACAGCATTTTGACGATTTGTTAACAGATCTTCGACTCACATTCGAGCCCAATGACATTAAATACATCATAATTAATGATGAGGACGAGATTGGAGAATTTATAGATCACTTGAGACATACAAAGGGGAATAAATACTCGCTCCACGACATTGAGCGCCTAACCACACGCATCCTCACCTCTGCACAAATTGAACAGGACATTTAG